The bacterium genome includes a region encoding these proteins:
- the mutM gene encoding bifunctional DNA-formamidopyrimidine glycosylase/DNA-(apurinic or apyrimidinic site) lyase, with protein MPELPEVETIVADLRPHLAGRTIVRCELGFPAIVRHPESEAFIDSVAGMGIVQVGRRGKYILIRLEGDCLLVVHLGMSGQLRLVDAGIPPAKHTHAVFVLDDGRHLRYRDPRRFGRILLGTEAALIASRALPRLGPEPIDPTFGADDLYARFRRRRAPLKAVLLDQRTVAGVGNIYADESLYRAHLRPDRLAGSLSRRSVGRLHHALRESLQAAIENRGSSVGTYRDAWGEIGGQQERLLVYGRAGEPCFTCGRPLSMIRIAGRSTVFCRRCQH; from the coding sequence ATGCCGGAGCTGCCTGAGGTCGAGACGATCGTCGCCGACCTGCGCCCGCACCTGGCCGGCCGCACCATCGTGCGGTGCGAGCTTGGCTTCCCGGCCATCGTCCGGCACCCCGAATCAGAGGCCTTCATCGATTCGGTCGCGGGCATGGGCATCGTGCAGGTCGGCCGCCGCGGCAAGTACATCCTCATCCGGCTCGAGGGCGATTGCCTTCTCGTCGTGCACCTGGGCATGAGCGGCCAGCTGCGGCTGGTCGATGCGGGCATTCCGCCGGCCAAGCACACGCATGCGGTCTTCGTCCTCGATGACGGCCGGCATCTGCGCTACCGCGACCCCCGCCGCTTCGGCCGGATCCTGCTCGGGACCGAGGCGGCGCTCATCGCGTCCAGGGCCCTGCCGCGCCTGGGTCCGGAACCGATCGATCCAACTTTCGGAGCCGACGACCTGTACGCGCGCTTTCGCCGCCGTCGTGCTCCGCTGAAGGCGGTGCTGCTCGACCAGAGAACGGTCGCGGGCGTCGGCAACATCTACGCCGACGAGTCGCTCTACCGAGCGCACCTGCGCCCTGACCGCTTGGCCGGCAGCCTCAGCCGCAGGTCGGTGGGGCGGTTGCACCACGCGCTGCGCGAGTCGCTGCAGGCCGCGATCGAAAATCGCGGCAGCTCCGTCGGCACGTACCGCGATGCGTGGGGTGAGATCGGGGGCCAGCAGGAGAGGCTTCTGGTCTACGGCCGGGCGGGCGAACCTTGCTTCACGTGCGGGCGGCCGCTCTCGATGATTCGCATCGCCGGCCGCAGCACGGTCTTCTGCCGTCGTTGCCAGCATTGA